A window of the Dyadobacter pollutisoli genome harbors these coding sequences:
- the gyrA gene encoding DNA gyrase subunit A: protein MAESSGENIIPINIEDEMRGAYIDYSMSVIISRALPDVRDGLKPVHRRVLYGMSDLGVNYNRSHKKSARIVGEVLGKYHPHGDASVYNTMVRMAQPWSLRYPLVDGQGNFGSVDGDNPAAMRYTEARLKRIADELLNDLGKDTVDFQPNFDDSLSEPSVLPAKFPNLLVNGSSGIAVGMATNMAPHNLSEVIDGVLAYIDNSDITIPELMEHVKAPDFPTGGIIYGYQGVRSAFETGRGSIIMRSKANFEVSKTGREQIIITEIPYMTNKAAMIERIAGLINDKKLDGISDIRDESDRDGMRIVFDLKKDAIPNIVLNHLFKYTPLQSSFGVNNVALVKGRPVTLNLKDLIKHYVDHRIVVITRRTEYELREAEKRAHILEGLIIALDNLDAVISLIRSSRDPDTARSGLMEQFSLSEIQAKAILEMRLQRLTGLERDKIVKEYEEIMILIADLKDILANEYRKFEIIKTELGEIKERYGDERRTKIEFAAEEFSDEDMIPDDEMLITISNEGYIKRTPLSEYRTQTRGGVGSRGVKTKDTDFTEHLFSATMLNYLLIFTEYGKLFWMKVYEVPEGSKTSKGRPIQNLISLENGDSIRSVINVRTLSDEDYINNNYLIMCTQQGTIKKTLLEAYSRPRTNGIIAISINEGDRLLNVALTNGDNDIVIASSAGRAVRFNEKGVRPMGRTAAGVRGINLNDPENKVIGMVCINREDAQLLVVSENGFGKRSDIDSYRITNRGGKGVSTMNATDKVGKLVAIREVTEQDDLMIITRNGIAIRMSVLDIRLAGRNTQGVKLIKLNNSDEITSVTRILKDPDEEKVEELDEDGNVIVRPTAVIEGEGAGDVEILTSDELDEEDDDVTEDDEEDENDPSDESEA, encoded by the coding sequence ATGGCAGAATCTTCTGGTGAAAACATTATCCCCATTAATATTGAGGATGAAATGCGTGGAGCATACATCGATTACTCGATGTCAGTTATTATTTCCCGCGCTTTACCCGACGTTCGCGATGGTTTGAAACCGGTACACAGGCGGGTTCTTTACGGGATGTCGGATTTGGGCGTTAATTACAATCGCTCGCATAAAAAATCGGCTCGTATAGTAGGGGAGGTTTTAGGTAAGTATCACCCGCATGGTGATGCTTCGGTGTACAACACAATGGTGCGCATGGCCCAGCCTTGGTCGCTGCGCTATCCGCTGGTCGACGGCCAGGGTAACTTCGGATCTGTTGACGGTGACAACCCGGCGGCGATGCGGTATACGGAGGCAAGACTTAAAAGAATTGCCGACGAATTATTGAATGACCTGGGCAAGGATACCGTTGATTTTCAGCCGAACTTCGATGATTCATTATCCGAGCCTTCGGTGCTCCCAGCCAAATTCCCAAACTTGCTCGTGAACGGTTCGTCCGGTATCGCGGTGGGTATGGCCACCAATATGGCGCCTCATAACTTGTCGGAAGTAATCGACGGTGTGTTGGCTTATATTGACAATTCAGATATTACTATTCCGGAACTGATGGAGCACGTAAAAGCACCTGATTTTCCAACAGGAGGTATTATATATGGTTATCAAGGTGTTCGTTCAGCTTTTGAAACCGGTCGTGGTAGCATTATCATGCGTTCAAAAGCGAATTTTGAAGTTTCCAAGACTGGCCGTGAGCAGATCATTATCACGGAAATTCCTTATATGACCAACAAGGCAGCGATGATTGAACGCATCGCCGGTCTTATCAACGACAAAAAATTAGACGGGATTTCCGACATCCGCGATGAATCGGATAGAGACGGAATGCGGATTGTGTTCGATCTTAAAAAGGACGCTATTCCTAATATTGTACTAAACCATTTGTTCAAATACACGCCGCTGCAATCATCTTTCGGTGTGAACAATGTGGCTTTGGTGAAAGGGCGTCCGGTAACACTAAACCTGAAAGACCTGATCAAACATTACGTTGATCACAGGATCGTAGTGATTACAAGACGTACTGAGTACGAACTGAGAGAGGCGGAGAAACGCGCTCACATTCTCGAAGGTTTGATCATTGCCCTGGATAATCTGGACGCAGTGATTTCCCTGATCCGTAGCTCACGCGACCCGGATACTGCCAGAAGTGGTTTGATGGAGCAATTCTCACTCAGTGAGATCCAGGCCAAGGCTATCCTTGAAATGCGTTTGCAAAGGTTGACAGGTCTTGAAAGAGATAAAATCGTCAAGGAATATGAAGAGATCATGATTTTGATCGCGGACTTGAAAGACATACTTGCCAACGAATACCGCAAGTTTGAGATCATTAAGACTGAACTTGGCGAAATCAAGGAACGCTATGGCGACGAGCGCAGAACTAAAATAGAATTTGCAGCCGAAGAGTTTAGCGATGAGGATATGATTCCGGATGATGAAATGTTGATTACCATTTCAAACGAAGGATATATCAAAAGAACACCTTTGTCGGAATATCGTACCCAGACCAGGGGTGGGGTAGGTTCCCGTGGCGTAAAAACGAAGGATACCGATTTCACTGAGCATTTGTTCTCTGCGACGATGCTCAACTATCTGTTGATCTTCACAGAATATGGCAAGCTGTTCTGGATGAAGGTATATGAAGTACCTGAGGGAAGTAAAACTTCGAAAGGGCGTCCGATACAAAATCTGATCAGCTTGGAGAATGGTGATTCGATTCGTTCAGTGATCAACGTTAGGACGTTGTCAGATGAGGATTATATCAACAATAATTACCTCATTATGTGTACGCAACAGGGCACAATTAAAAAGACTTTGCTGGAAGCATACTCTCGCCCACGTACCAATGGTATCATCGCGATTTCCATTAATGAAGGTGACCGACTGCTGAATGTAGCGCTGACCAATGGAGACAACGATATTGTTATCGCTTCCAGTGCGGGCCGTGCAGTGAGGTTCAATGAAAAAGGGGTTCGGCCGATGGGGAGAACGGCTGCGGGTGTAAGAGGTATCAACCTCAACGATCCTGAGAACAAGGTGATTGGAATGGTTTGTATCAACAGAGAAGACGCTCAGCTATTGGTAGTTTCTGAAAACGGTTTTGGAAAACGTTCTGATATAGATAGTTACCGTATCACTAATCGTGGCGGTAAGGGTGTTTCTACCATGAATGCTACGGACAAGGTAGGCAAGCTGGTTGCAATCCGCGAGGTTACAGAGCAAGACGATTTGATGATTATCACCAGAAATGGTATCGCTATCAGAATGAGTGTCCTTGACATTCGTCTGGCTGGCCGTAATACGCAAGGTGTCAAGCTGATCAAATTGAACAATTCTGACGAAATCACTTCGGTTACCCGAATCCTGAAAGATCCTGACGAAGAGAAAGTAGAAGAACTGGACGAAGATGGAAATGTGATCGTGCGACCAACTGCAGTCATTGAAGGCGAAGGAGCGGGAGACGTAGAAATCCTTACTTCGGATGAGCTGGATGAAGAAGATGACGATGTGACTGAGGACGACGAAGAAGACGAAAATGATCCTTCTGACGAGTCAGAGGCATGA
- a CDS encoding tetratricopeptide repeat protein has translation MKKLFFVSALSLFSLAAFSQDAVNKAMVDQYRKDKEKSDKDATDAKSSAKAAFWLERAKLYENIALQGSEVDSSAAKTALEAYKKVVELDITKKGEPGKSAKEAQNVINGGEGTQLFNAFVKQGAEKYQAKNLNGALEMFIGAQEINKKDTLASLYGGIAAQQLDKKDIAKEQFEKYAANGGKDPSVFYGLAQLYRAENNFDKAIETLNKGLVQSPNNKDLKAEIVNILLASGKEDQAINELTALTKSDPTNAQNIVNLAILYDNTSTKATQKIKEIQNKLGSGGNKAANMAKKLESEKENISVYDGELKRIGALIKKQPKNADLKRQLTDVTGKKKEALAAIATMEADVKAAQDAAKGNDVAALEKELAELKVKQAEAAKQAIANYKKVLEIDAANYDALYNLGVFYFNEAVQLKGEVDNMNMTEYQQRGKEVEGRVCGKFKKAKPYFEKAIQAKDEAEAKENLTTVNGVLEQFAGKGVACVDEQ, from the coding sequence ATGAAAAAACTGTTTTTTGTTTCTGCACTTAGCCTTTTCAGCCTGGCTGCGTTTTCGCAGGATGCTGTTAACAAGGCAATGGTAGATCAATATCGTAAGGATAAAGAAAAAAGTGATAAGGATGCAACCGATGCCAAGAGTAGTGCAAAGGCTGCTTTTTGGCTGGAAAGGGCCAAACTTTATGAAAACATTGCTCTACAAGGATCAGAAGTAGATTCAAGTGCAGCGAAAACAGCTTTGGAAGCTTACAAAAAGGTTGTGGAACTCGATATCACCAAGAAAGGCGAGCCGGGGAAATCTGCCAAAGAAGCACAAAATGTAATCAATGGCGGAGAAGGAACGCAATTGTTCAATGCATTTGTAAAGCAAGGTGCTGAAAAATATCAGGCGAAAAACCTGAATGGTGCTCTGGAAATGTTCATCGGTGCACAGGAAATTAACAAAAAAGATACGTTGGCTTCCCTGTACGGCGGTATCGCTGCTCAACAGCTTGATAAAAAGGATATTGCGAAAGAGCAATTTGAAAAATATGCAGCGAACGGGGGTAAAGATCCTAGCGTATTCTACGGTCTTGCACAGCTTTATCGTGCAGAGAACAATTTTGACAAAGCGATCGAAACTTTGAATAAAGGATTGGTTCAATCTCCTAATAACAAGGATCTTAAAGCAGAAATCGTTAACATCTTGTTGGCTTCCGGTAAGGAAGACCAGGCTATCAATGAGCTGACTGCTTTGACTAAGAGCGATCCTACCAATGCGCAGAACATTGTGAACCTGGCTATTCTTTATGATAACACCAGCACAAAAGCTACGCAGAAGATCAAGGAGATCCAAAACAAGCTTGGTTCAGGAGGTAACAAAGCCGCTAACATGGCTAAAAAACTGGAAAGTGAAAAGGAGAATATTAGCGTTTATGACGGTGAGTTAAAGCGTATCGGTGCATTAATCAAGAAGCAACCGAAAAATGCAGACTTGAAACGTCAATTAACCGATGTAACTGGCAAGAAAAAAGAGGCATTGGCGGCTATTGCAACAATGGAGGCAGATGTAAAAGCTGCTCAGGATGCTGCAAAAGGCAATGACGTAGCAGCGCTTGAAAAAGAATTGGCTGAGTTGAAAGTAAAACAAGCTGAGGCTGCCAAACAAGCAATCGCTAACTACAAAAAAGTGTTGGAAATTGACGCTGCTAACTACGATGCACTGTATAACCTTGGTGTCTTCTACTTCAATGAGGCTGTTCAGTTGAAAGGCGAAGTTGACAACATGAACATGACTGAGTATCAGCAACGTGGTAAAGAAGTTGAAGGCCGTGTTTGCGGTAAATTCAAAAAAGCTAAGCCATATTTCGAAAAAGCAATCCAGGCAAAAGACGAAGCAGAAGCTAAGGAAAACCTGACAACTGTAAACGGCGTTTTAGAGCAGTTTGCAGGCAAAGGGGTAGCTTGTGTTGACGAGCAATAG
- a CDS encoding DKNYY domain-containing protein yields MGLLSAVFNFLFSCSDGKPGMLSKTGYHIADDKVYYFGGLNSGPAKELNGADPKSFESLDEQGFPESAYAKDKHKVYFEGKIVAEANASSFVRLRRYFSRDQYHVFYLNQTISDDPDHFEFIDEDVQKDRKHVYWADKIISDDPASFKLIGKSGGLSYYKDASGILVNYTRIPNADAGSFQVLDHGYSLDKSKVYLMESAQLQEVEFADPASFKVLSAFYTSDSRQVYWRGKPLPDSDPTTFVILSEGSHCSYDKKQAYHWDVVIPNTDPTTFPNGKRCKYCTNEKIVFED; encoded by the coding sequence ATGGGTTTACTTTCTGCCGTTTTTAATTTTTTATTTTCATGTTCGGACGGGAAACCCGGAATGCTTTCCAAAACTGGATACCATATCGCCGATGATAAGGTTTATTATTTCGGAGGGCTTAATAGCGGCCCAGCCAAGGAGCTGAACGGTGCGGATCCAAAATCTTTCGAAAGTCTGGACGAGCAAGGTTTCCCTGAGAGTGCTTATGCAAAGGATAAACACAAAGTTTATTTTGAAGGAAAGATAGTCGCCGAAGCAAATGCATCTTCTTTTGTCAGACTAAGAAGATATTTCTCCCGTGACCAGTATCATGTATTTTATTTGAATCAAACCATTTCCGACGATCCGGATCATTTTGAGTTTATAGACGAAGATGTTCAGAAAGATCGGAAGCATGTTTATTGGGCTGACAAGATTATATCAGATGATCCTGCTTCATTTAAATTGATTGGTAAATCAGGAGGATTGTCATATTACAAAGACGCGTCCGGTATCCTCGTGAATTACACCCGGATTCCCAATGCGGATGCCGGAAGTTTCCAAGTGCTGGATCACGGTTATTCATTGGATAAATCGAAAGTATACCTGATGGAAAGTGCTCAATTACAAGAAGTTGAGTTTGCAGATCCAGCCAGTTTCAAAGTTTTGAGTGCCTTCTACACCTCCGATTCACGACAGGTATATTGGCGGGGTAAGCCACTCCCCGACTCCGACCCCACTACATTCGTGATTCTGAGTGAAGGATCGCATTGCAGTTATGACAAAAAGCAAGCTTACCATTGGGATGTCGTGATTCCAAATACGGACCCGACTACATTTCCAAATGGTAAGCGTTGCAAATATTGTACTAATGAAAAAATCGTGTTCGAAGACTAG
- a CDS encoding hydroxypyruvate isomerase family protein, with product MSNRRTALKNIAASTAGMLSITEVFAATEKALGPKLKGKINHSVCKWCYNSIPLETFAQKCKNIGITSIELLGPNDWPILKKYGLTCALPNGAGMGIEKGFNDPANHDELVKSYEDIFPKLKDAGYTTVICFSGNRRGMSDIDGMRNAAIGLRRLMPSAEKYGVTMIMELLNSKVNHKDYMCDHTSWGAGLCEMVGSENFKLLYDIYHMSIMEGDVIATIKKYHKYIAHYHTGGVPGRNEIDEGQELYYPAIMKAIADTGFKGFVAQEFIPKREPLASLKQCVGICDIA from the coding sequence ATGTCCAACAGACGTACCGCATTAAAAAATATAGCTGCCAGTACAGCCGGCATGCTGTCGATAACCGAAGTTTTCGCCGCTACTGAAAAAGCACTTGGCCCAAAACTAAAAGGAAAGATCAACCACTCTGTGTGCAAATGGTGCTACAACAGCATTCCGCTGGAAACTTTTGCGCAAAAATGTAAAAACATAGGAATTACCTCCATTGAGCTCCTCGGACCTAATGACTGGCCGATTCTCAAAAAGTATGGATTGACTTGCGCGCTACCCAATGGTGCCGGCATGGGAATCGAGAAAGGATTTAATGATCCTGCTAATCACGACGAGCTCGTGAAAAGCTATGAGGACATTTTTCCAAAATTAAAGGACGCTGGGTACACAACGGTCATTTGCTTTTCAGGAAATCGTCGCGGAATGTCCGACATTGATGGAATGCGAAATGCAGCGATCGGTCTGCGCAGACTGATGCCGTCCGCGGAAAAGTACGGCGTTACCATGATTATGGAATTGCTCAACAGCAAAGTCAATCATAAAGATTACATGTGCGACCACACATCCTGGGGCGCTGGCCTTTGCGAAATGGTTGGGTCAGAAAACTTCAAATTGCTTTATGACATTTACCACATGTCGATCATGGAAGGTGATGTGATTGCGACGATCAAAAAGTATCACAAGTACATTGCCCATTATCACACCGGTGGTGTGCCGGGAAGAAATGAAATTGATGAAGGTCAGGAATTATATTACCCGGCCATTATGAAGGCAATCGCTGATACTGGTTTCAAAGGATTTGTGGCTCAGGAGTTTATACCAAAAAGAGAACCGCTTGCTTCGCTGAAACAATGTGTTGGGATCTGTGATATTGCCTAG
- a CDS encoding hydroxypyruvate isomerase family protein, protein MNKISSRRSILKKVVAGTGILTLPISLSEAFAASEKALGPKLNGKINHSVCKWCYGKIPLDTFAQDCKKIGLTSIELLGPEEWPVIKKYGLTCALPWGEGLTRSIDKGFNDPANHDELVKGFEDVIPKVQAAGYDKIICFSGNRRGMSDADGMRNCAVGLKRLIPIAEKHNVTLVMELLNSKVNHRDYMCDRTEWGAALCEMVGSEKFKLLYDIYHMQIQEGDVIATIKKYHKYIAHYHTGGVPGRNEIDETQELYYPSIMKAIVDTGYKGFVGQEFIPSRKDDIASLKQGVTICDIA, encoded by the coding sequence ATGAACAAGATTTCAAGCAGACGTTCAATTCTCAAAAAGGTAGTGGCCGGTACCGGTATACTCACCTTGCCAATATCGCTTTCAGAAGCATTTGCCGCTTCTGAAAAAGCACTGGGCCCCAAGCTTAATGGCAAGATCAATCACTCTGTATGCAAGTGGTGCTACGGTAAGATACCGCTGGATACATTTGCACAGGATTGCAAGAAAATAGGACTGACATCCATCGAATTACTTGGCCCGGAAGAATGGCCGGTTATTAAAAAATACGGCCTGACTTGTGCATTGCCATGGGGAGAAGGCCTGACGCGGAGCATTGACAAAGGATTCAACGACCCCGCCAATCACGACGAACTCGTAAAAGGCTTCGAAGATGTGATTCCCAAAGTACAAGCGGCTGGCTACGACAAGATCATTTGTTTTTCAGGAAACCGTCGCGGAATGTCCGACGCTGATGGCATGAGAAATTGCGCAGTTGGTCTAAAAAGGTTGATTCCAATCGCTGAGAAGCATAATGTGACGCTGGTGATGGAGCTGCTGAACAGCAAGGTTAACCACCGTGACTATATGTGCGACCGGACAGAGTGGGGGGCTGCGCTTTGCGAAATGGTCGGTTCCGAAAAATTCAAGTTGCTTTACGACATCTACCATATGCAGATTCAGGAAGGTGACGTAATCGCGACCATTAAAAAATATCACAAGTACATTGCGCATTACCACACTGGCGGCGTACCGGGAAGAAACGAAATTGACGAAACGCAGGAATTGTATTATCCTTCGATCATGAAAGCGATCGTGGATACCGGCTACAAGGGCTTCGTTGGCCAGGAATTTATTCCGAGCCGAAAAGATGACATTGCGTCATTGAAACAAGGAGTTACCATTTGCGATATAGCCTGA
- a CDS encoding ThuA domain-containing protein has product MKVLRILSRISVFCFAALLTFGLTGMRPIPKKIYKVLIIDGQNNHRNMTEGSATMKGYLEETKLFAVDIVTTPKKGENMESFKPDFNQYDVVLSNYNGNPWSKETNDAFEKFVKNGGGLVVVHAADNSFPKWEAYNKMIGIGGWEGRNEKSGPYLYFDDSKGKIVKDTTVGIGGSHGNQHEFIVKTRDASHPIMKGLPAEWLHQKDELYDRLRGPAENVTVLATAYSPVEQRGSGRNEPMLMTLQYGKGKIFHTTLGHENYSQKCIGFITTLQRGTEWVASGKVKQAVPTNFPTAAKGSARP; this is encoded by the coding sequence ATGAAAGTACTGCGTATATTGTCTCGGATTTCTGTGTTTTGCTTCGCAGCCTTACTGACGTTTGGACTTACAGGAATGCGGCCAATTCCCAAGAAAATTTATAAAGTACTGATCATCGACGGCCAGAATAACCATCGGAATATGACAGAAGGCTCTGCAACGATGAAGGGTTACCTCGAAGAAACCAAGCTTTTTGCAGTAGACATTGTCACTACTCCAAAAAAAGGTGAAAATATGGAAAGTTTTAAACCTGATTTCAACCAATATGATGTAGTGCTATCCAATTACAATGGTAATCCCTGGTCAAAGGAAACCAATGACGCATTTGAAAAATTCGTGAAAAACGGGGGCGGACTGGTCGTAGTCCACGCTGCCGACAACTCTTTCCCAAAATGGGAAGCCTATAACAAAATGATCGGAATCGGCGGATGGGAGGGACGAAATGAAAAATCGGGCCCATATTTGTATTTTGATGATTCAAAAGGAAAAATAGTTAAAGACACAACGGTCGGAATTGGGGGAAGCCATGGTAACCAACATGAATTTATTGTAAAAACCAGAGATGCAAGTCATCCCATCATGAAAGGACTACCCGCAGAGTGGCTGCATCAAAAAGATGAACTTTATGATCGCCTGAGGGGTCCTGCAGAGAATGTAACTGTCCTTGCTACGGCTTACAGCCCGGTTGAGCAGAGAGGTTCCGGCAGAAATGAGCCCATGCTGATGACACTGCAATACGGCAAAGGCAAGATTTTCCATACCACACTAGGTCACGAAAATTACTCGCAAAAGTGCATTGGTTTCATCACTACATTGCAGCGGGGAACGGAGTGGGTAGCAAGCGGGAAAGTAAAACAGGCCGTTCCGACCAACTTCCCAACGGCTGCAAAGGGCAGCGCAAGACCATAA
- a CDS encoding c-type cytochrome has translation MYTKKQWLKLPMTLAVLLAVGVFCGVMLSNRTAKHRPPGSKVDKLKLPEGFKAEHLYSPSEEMNGSWVSMAFDNKGRMITSDQYGFLYRLELPPIGSTAAPKVEKLIVGNKADTAKVNMGAAQGLLYAFNSLYVVVNNRSTEKIPNGSGVYRLQDTDNDDQFDKVTLLKATKGEGEHGPHSIILSPDKKSLFVVAGNHTDLPQMDSYRLTPNWKDDNLFPLIKDPRGHANDRMAPGGWIVETDPEGKKWELITAGFRNPYDIAFNEAGDLFTYDSDMEWDFGQPWYRPTRVCHATSGGEFGWRTGSGKWHPSFPDNLPALQNIGQGSPTNLIYLKDARFPEKYKNTLLAFDWSFGIMHALHLKPNGSTYSADHEEFISGSPLPLTDGQIGPDGALYFLTGGRRLESDLYRVYHKDYEKIAAGSNVVKPVITPEHKLRTELESFHAKKDPKAVDAAWPNLKHPDRFVRYAARIAVEHQPVDQWKSKVLAEKDPQTLIYGALALARQGDASVKNDLYKALIKIDYAKLTDAKKADLLRTFEVAFFRFGQPDAATKTAVVSYLNPNYPSKSPEINRLYSKLLVFLEVPKTAERTLALLKSEKFVDKDNIPATASSDLILRNPQYGLDIAGLLAKLPPAQQTFYAMVLSGDKTDWTPALRDEYFKWFNTAFSFKGGRSYIGFIDKARQRALTHVPKDKFNYYNDLSGAKLLTASGNDIANVYAPKGPGRGWKVEDAVKLVQDSLKNRDFERGKLIFSAIICDKCHTIQGEGADVGPELTQLGTRFSAKDMLEAIIVPNKAVSDQYASTIYTMKDGQSVLGRQMNEDANFYYIAQNPFDSKTIRKISKKEVTSSKISPVSIMLPGLINSLNPDELRDLVAYLMSGGNKNNPIYTESAAPKGGK, from the coding sequence ATGTACACAAAAAAACAATGGTTAAAACTTCCAATGACGCTCGCGGTGCTTCTGGCTGTGGGCGTTTTCTGCGGAGTGATGCTAAGTAACCGAACTGCCAAACACCGTCCTCCCGGCTCAAAGGTTGACAAACTAAAATTACCCGAAGGTTTCAAGGCTGAACATTTATATAGTCCTTCCGAAGAAATGAATGGTTCATGGGTCTCCATGGCATTCGACAACAAAGGCCGGATGATCACTTCCGATCAGTATGGGTTTCTCTATCGGTTGGAGCTGCCTCCAATTGGTTCAACCGCTGCTCCCAAAGTTGAAAAGCTGATCGTAGGCAATAAGGCCGATACTGCCAAAGTGAATATGGGTGCCGCGCAGGGATTGCTTTACGCATTCAACAGCCTGTATGTGGTAGTTAATAACCGATCCACTGAAAAAATCCCTAATGGTAGCGGCGTTTACCGCTTACAGGATACCGACAATGATGATCAATTTGACAAAGTGACTTTGTTGAAGGCTACAAAAGGGGAGGGGGAGCACGGCCCGCATAGCATTATCCTATCGCCTGATAAGAAATCCCTTTTTGTCGTAGCCGGTAACCATACCGACCTGCCTCAAATGGATTCATACCGCCTGACACCTAACTGGAAAGACGACAATCTTTTCCCGTTGATCAAGGATCCACGCGGACATGCCAACGACAGAATGGCCCCGGGTGGCTGGATCGTTGAAACGGATCCCGAAGGCAAAAAGTGGGAGCTGATCACCGCTGGTTTCAGAAACCCATACGACATTGCATTCAATGAAGCTGGCGATCTTTTCACTTATGATTCGGACATGGAATGGGATTTTGGCCAGCCATGGTATCGCCCAACCAGGGTTTGCCACGCAACCAGCGGGGGGGAATTTGGATGGCGGACAGGATCGGGCAAATGGCACCCATCATTTCCTGACAATCTACCTGCGTTGCAGAACATTGGCCAAGGTTCACCAACCAACCTGATCTACCTCAAAGATGCCCGTTTCCCCGAGAAATATAAAAATACGTTGCTTGCCTTCGATTGGAGTTTTGGGATTATGCATGCATTGCACCTGAAACCAAACGGGTCAACTTATTCAGCGGACCATGAAGAGTTTATTTCCGGCTCTCCATTGCCCCTGACTGACGGACAGATTGGTCCCGACGGCGCGCTTTACTTCCTGACAGGTGGTCGCCGCCTTGAATCTGATCTTTATCGTGTATATCACAAAGACTATGAAAAAATCGCAGCTGGTTCAAATGTGGTTAAACCTGTAATCACGCCAGAACACAAACTGCGTACCGAACTGGAAAGTTTTCATGCCAAAAAGGATCCGAAAGCTGTTGATGCTGCCTGGCCAAATCTGAAACATCCGGACCGTTTTGTACGTTATGCTGCTCGAATCGCAGTTGAACACCAGCCGGTTGACCAATGGAAATCCAAAGTGTTGGCTGAAAAAGATCCACAAACGCTGATCTATGGAGCGTTAGCGCTAGCCCGTCAGGGAGATGCCAGTGTCAAAAATGATCTTTATAAAGCATTGATCAAGATCGACTACGCGAAGTTAACAGATGCAAAAAAAGCAGATCTCCTCCGAACTTTCGAAGTTGCATTTTTCCGCTTCGGACAGCCCGACGCCGCTACTAAGACTGCCGTAGTGAGCTACCTTAACCCAAACTATCCTTCGAAATCACCGGAAATCAATCGTTTGTATAGTAAACTGCTTGTATTCCTTGAAGTTCCGAAAACAGCTGAAAGAACACTGGCGTTGCTGAAATCAGAGAAATTCGTCGACAAGGACAACATCCCTGCAACAGCTTCTTCTGACCTGATCCTCAGAAACCCTCAATACGGTTTGGATATTGCCGGGTTGCTTGCCAAGCTTCCACCTGCTCAGCAGACTTTTTATGCGATGGTACTGAGCGGTGACAAAACAGACTGGACACCGGCTTTACGCGACGAGTATTTCAAGTGGTTTAATACTGCTTTCAGTTTTAAAGGTGGTAGGAGTTACATCGGATTTATCGACAAAGCTCGTCAACGGGCCCTGACACATGTGCCGAAAGACAAATTCAACTACTACAATGATTTGTCCGGTGCCAAGCTGCTAACAGCCAGCGGAAATGACATTGCAAACGTTTATGCTCCGAAAGGACCAGGACGTGGGTGGAAAGTTGAAGATGCTGTCAAACTTGTTCAGGACAGTTTGAAGAACCGGGACTTTGAAAGAGGAAAACTTATCTTCTCGGCGATTATCTGTGACAAATGCCATACCATTCAAGGCGAAGGCGCAGATGTTGGACCGGAATTGACTCAATTAGGAACTCGTTTCAGCGCGAAAGATATGCTGGAAGCCATTATTGTACCTAATAAAGCTGTTTCGGATCAGTACGCTTCAACGATCTATACAATGAAAGACGGCCAGTCCGTATTAGGTCGCCAAATGAATGAAGATGCGAATTTCTATTACATCGCTCAGAATCCTTTTGACTCAAAAACAATCCGCAAAATCAGCAAAAAGGAAGTGACATCAAGCAAAATATCGCCTGTATCAATTATGCTGCCAGGGCTGATCAATAGTTTGAACCCGGACGAGCTGAGAGATCTTGTAGCATATTTAATGTCAGGTGGTAACAAAAACAACCCGATTTATACCGAATCTGCGGCTCCAAAAGGAGGAAAATAG